The Octopus sinensis unplaced genomic scaffold, ASM634580v1 Contig13644, whole genome shotgun sequence nucleotide sequence ATTTAATGAAAACTTAATAAAATCtaatttcacattttaaaaatttgttcaaaTTAAGACAGAAGGTCTTCGGCTccttcaattgaaagaaacagtaaCAAACAGAACCAACCTCTTCCCCTTGCTTACCAACCTGTCAACGGTTTGGTTGGTAGTGGCTACGTTCCCTGACTTTGTCCTATCATTAAAATCGTTTTAATTAAAAtacgttttttttattaataattgtttaattaattttaattttaaatagaaaatataataaattaagccATGTGTAAGCACTAGTGGGTGTTTTTTCACTATGTAGTCGTCTTTTATATTTAGTTTGGATTCAAAGGAAATAATTCAtgatgtagtttcttttaatgattaaGTTATCCGAAATTGCAtcctttttgtgatattttccgATTTTATTTccttgatttgttttattttatataccttgaaatttactattattttctttggaatttttatcttttttcatctttatttttgttatattgcatttatattcaattttaattCTTGTTGTTTCATGATGAACTGAGGCGCTCTATGGCGATTATTACAATTTTAAACGCTACACTTTGACTATGAGATATGAACTGTCAATTTATCGTAATGCCTGTCACAGTAATTGTCAAATAATTGTAACTATTGCTCAACCAAGAGGACTCCCGGGCATCCATTTTCTTCCGAGCAATGAGGATACCGAGGTCTTTTAAAGCAAACCTGTGACTTTATCAAATCAACATTTATTTCAAAGACCACcgttaaccaaaagaaaaaactaaCTAGGTGATCCCGACGAATTTGATCATTGCTCTCAGCTTCTCTCTGTTCTGCTCTCTTGAGCCCACACAAGATCGTTGAGGGCGGGTCGTTTCTTTATGCCATTGATGCCCTTTTGAATTCTCCTCAATGAGAGTTTCGAAAGAGATTGGTGGTTTGATAGCTTCACCTGTATACCACCTTTCGGTAAGTGTGAAAGCTCTTTTCTGGGTTGCGGAGATTCATTTTCTGTATTTGAATtttgtcttttaaattttttcaGCCAAATCTTCCCGTTCTTGGGTCATTTCGCTaggaaataaatcaaataaacaaCCGATATCGCTCGTCATTTATATAAAGGGAATTGTCCTTTATTTCTGCCTTAAGAGAAGCAATCTCTAATTCGTAAAATTAAAAATCACAATCTATCACCACAAACCTTATTTACAGTGGGCCCAAAAAGTCATGGAACGACTTAATCAATTTTAGTATTTTACGTTTTTACCcataaaatatgaagtattttgacttttaattattttttttgaaaaattcaaaagattctgatttagaaaataattttaaatcctcaaaatattgataattggcaaagaaaaaacaactttttttaatttttagcgtTATTGAGGGGTCAAAAAGTGTTGGCACTTTTATATCTACAGTTTTAGTTTAAGTGCATATGATAAGAGAATGTCATTCTGTCAGATTatttcttttaagtttttcttcacAAAAGCTTTGTTATTACTTAATAACGCATTCAGCCGTTTTTAGCACTACTTTATGGAAAATCGGAAGGAATATTTTTTTGAGCTAAAACAGATGATTGTCaagtttcactaagaaaaaaagttACAACCAAATTTGCAGACAATTCAATATTCCGAAAAGTTCAGTAAGGAATTAATAGCcattttattaaaagaaacaaaatttaacttAAGCTAGACTATTTAATTTAGATTCTCAGTCCCGATTATTGGaatctctctcctccttttaGGAGAAGAGCTTGCAACCAGTTCCTCCTCACTCTCTATCTCCCAGTCAGATAGATTTTCTATTTGCCTCATATCTTTCACCGGCGTGTCACGGCAGCATGCCACTTCTGCAAGCTGGTAAGCAGCAGAGGCGTATTCTTCGGCAGATACTCTCACTCCATGTCTGTGTTCAACTACCATGCTTTCTAGAGTCCTTTTTAAAACAACAGATTGAATATAAGTTCTTGTGGCTTTTTCGATCGATAATTTGTCCATATAGTTTTTGAAATATCTCGAAACAACACCGTCCCAGGTCAAGACAACCAGGATAATCTTTACCTTTGCATCATAAAGTATCGAAAGTTCGTTTGCGAGCAGatcatatttatgaaatttctCGATTTCGACTTGTTTGAGGCGATCTTGTGATGTGATGCCAACTTCAATTAAGGTTATCTCTTGTTTGGTTTTGTCATACACGAAGATATCTGGTTTGTTGGATTAAACTTTAGTTTCCGTCATGATTGACATATCGACTCTGATTTCAACATTCTGCGTCGATAATATGGACTGAACAGAATGAGTCTTTAATTTGCTTCCTCTCTTAATACCGTAGGTCCGACACAAATGAAGGTGAATGCACTTCACAACTTCATTGTGTCTCCGCAGATAATCACTGTTTAACATCTTCCCACACTGCGTAGCCAAATGATCAACTGTTTTCTTGCATTTTTTGCAGTGACTGCATAAAGATCCCATGGATGTGAAGAACAAATTCCTATCCTGTAAGAGGCAGTACAATGCTTCACTCCGTGGACCATTATTTCCTTTAAATAACCACTCTGAGGATGTGGCTAGATCAACATTTTGTTCGTCCATGCATTTGAATAGAACCGAATGTAGCATTTTACAATTGATGTtcttaagcaaatattttctttgagcaTCTTTGATAAATTCAACACCCAAATTCTCCATGTCGAGAATTGCATACTTGGAGGCGAGAAATCCTGCAATTGTGGCCAtatgccatttatttatttgtatcacaCGCAGGATTCCCGATCTCCGTAAGCATACTGTCGACTGTCTTTCTAAACTTTTCATGAACTGGAAAAGTATCAGTTCACTTCTGAAAGAGACTGAAGCAAGTCCTCTCCCAAGAGATTTCCGatttaaatatgataaataatatattactctTAATATAATGAAGTTAGTAATCTTTATGACCAATTCCATCACTTCTAAAATTTCTTTCGGAAACGTTTGCGCAGATAGTGCTTCTTGGTGGATAATACAATGTAGAGTAATCACTTCATTATCAATTCTCCTTTTAATTAAAGTTATAAATTACTTTCTCGATCCCAGCATGCTTGCAGCACCGTCAGTTGAAATTGAAACGATTTTATTAAGAGGAATATAATTCGTTTCAAAATATTCTACGACTGCGCCAACAAGATCTTCACCACGGGTTTGACCCTTTAGAGGCAATAATGCCAAAAGTTCTTGCCTCAGGAAACCTCGAGACACATCACGAACAAACAAAGACACCTAAGTATGACATGAACAATGATACTTGTGCAATGTCATTTATATCACATGATTCATCTATTGCTATTGAAATTGAATTAGACAATTTCATGTCAGAAACTTGTTGAACAGATACATTCGTAGACACCTTAAAAGTCCTGTCGGCTACTATTTTCGCAGATAAAGGTATATACAGTGGGCGCAAAAAAAATCCGGTTTTCTTATTTTTCgaatttttcaatataaattttatatatttttttttaatttagtatcattttgaaatgtaaatcgagtatgtttttaattttaagtatttttttatttttcatagagatatcttgaatttaattttaaaatgcgcAAAAAAAACTCGGTTTTTTAATTATTGAGTCTTTTATtcttaaaaatttgaaattgttgtcatttttgttgttgttggatgtcgtGTATTTCAGAAATTGTGAAAGGACAAATTATTCAACTTTATTTCCTTAATTGGACATATAAACAAATTTCAGAAGAAGTAGAAATTCCCAGATCAACAGTGGGAgattacatacgtaaatacaaaaaatatggaacaacACAGAGACTGTCCGGTTCTGGAAGACctaggacattaaataatgatgatataaatactttATTGACGCTTGTTTCTGACAATCCGAAAAAATCTTCCCGTTGCCTGTCAAAGGATCTTCATTCTTTGACAGGAAAAATCGTCTCAAAACGAACAATTGGGAATTAtctgaaacaaaaggaaatatattcacGTGTGTGTCAAAAAAAACCGTATCTGTCTAAAATTAATATCGAAAAACGATATTCCTTGTCAAAAAAATTTATCGCACTGAATATGACGTCATGGAAATCAACTATTTTTAGTGATGAATGCTGTTTCGAAATTTTTAATcacaaaaaaaaggaattttgttatagGAAAAACAACACACGTCTAGAAAAATCGCACTTATCTCCAACTGTTAAATTTGGAGGGGGAAAAATAATGGTGTGGGGATGTTTCGGGTATTATGGAGTAGGCAATCTAGTATTTATAAATGGAACTATGAACTCAGCAACTTATGTGAACATATTATCAAATAATCTGTGGGAGTCCGCTGCGAAAATGTGCTTGAATGAATTCATATTCCAACAAGACATGGCTCCTCCACACACATCAAAGATCACGAAAGATTTCTTTGCCGAAAGAAGCGTCAAACTATTGGATTGGGCACCGCAATCGCCAGATTTAAATCCAATAGAACATCTTTGGgcatatattaaaagtaaattgTACGAAAATCCTCCAAAAAATATGCATGAGCTGAAAGATAAAATTATCGAAATTTGGGAAAATATGCCGAAAGATCTAATACAGAAACTCATAAACAGCATGCCGAGAAGGGTGTACGATGTTTTTATGGCTAAAGGACggcatattaaatattaatttgacatttttttaaaaaaccgggTTTTTTTTGCGCATTGTAAATTTAAATTGGAAATATCtcttgaaaaaaataatgaaaataatcaaaataaaaaaataagagttacttttcactaaaatttaagattaaaaaaaaatattatatcgcacaatataaaaaaatagagaaattagaAAACCGGATTTTTTTTGCGCCCACTGTATTCATTATCTTATTCACGATTTCTGCCTTATTGTAAAAATCGTGAAAAAGTTCTTCAGAGGTTTTAATGAAACATGCCTTTATAAATTCCCCATCAATAAATGGTTTCCCCTTTTTGCGATGTCGTGGCTTATCAAAAAACTGGCAATATTTGCAGTCCTGGCATTGTCAGACCAACATTTAAAAGCAGAATTCTCGAACTGATTGTTCTTTGTAAGTTCTTCTACAGCTTTCTTTCGGGAATCACCAATTGGATATTTTTTGGCGAAATTTGAGTGTTTTGTGTTAAAGTGTCTCTCTAAATTTGactttttattttgattcaaAGTTTCCTGGCAAATGAGACATTTCGGTAGTTGTTCTGAATTAGACGTGAATGCAAAGGTTTCAGTCCATTTTGATTGAAAATGTCGCGAGTTAtcgatttttttattaatttttttcttgctaGGCATATACACCCCATGTAATAAAAAACCGGATTTTCGAATGcttaatttttttgatattctgtttttaattttagatttttatttaatttataatgataatcttcgtaacttttctttttataatttttcaataatctttttGTACAGCTAAACTgactatattaaattttttctgtgtaaaaaaaaaccgGATTAGACAAAAAGTCAAATGATTAATTATTAATGTGTCCTCCATGTGCCTTATAATGCTCAATGCTTCTTCTTGCCATGTTTTCAGTTAATTTTCTCACAAATTCCATTGGTATTTCGTCccaaatttttataatatttttgcataaatcctttttactatgcagCATTTTTTTACTCAATTCTTCCTTTATGTAGCTCCACACAtgttcaattgggttcaaatcTGGTGATTGTGGTGCCCAATttaataattcaatttttttctcatcCAAAAATTGTTTTGTTCTCCGTGAATTATGACAGGGGTACAAATGTACCacaaaaaattaatgttaaacgtgcaaaaattttttgttattaacaaaacaaaaaaaatagttaaaaattgaaatcatttataaaaaaaatagtgtTTTCACGAACAAAATCTCCTTTCCgttattgaaaatattctgaagTCCGGAGCAGAGTCGCTATGCAACGTACGTTTCGACCCTCTGGGTTGGATTCAATCCAcctggctggatgctctccctgtccCTGCCACCGGTAACCTATTAGACAAAGATTGCCTACGGATTGGATTATCATTGCGTCTCGGATTGGAAATCTGCGAAATACACAAATGTCGTTGTGGTGCTGTCATTGATCGTTTTGGTCTACATCCCCTTTCCTGTCGTCGCAGTGCAGGGCGCGCACCACGCCATGCAGCACTTAACGACGTTATTCAGAGGGGGCTCACGGCCGCTGGAATTCCATCAATCCTTGAACCCGTTGGGCTTGCGAGGGGAGACGGAAACAGACCCGACGGCCTATCGACTTTCCCGTTTGAGTTCGGCAAGTCTCTGATATGGGATGCGACAAGTTCAGACACTTTCTCGGAGCTTAaccttccttcttcagctgtcgagGCTGGCTCAGTTTCTCGCAAAACCGAGatgaagattggaaagtacaaggagctctctgaacgatATCTGTTCACTCCTATCGCCGTCGAAacttccggcgtcatcggcgaaaagtctctttcctttctgaaaaagcttggccgcatgatctcccataaacggggagacccacgcgagtccaagtgAGTTCTCGAAAGGATTTCCTCGGCTATATTACatggaaactgtgtttccatttacgaggccgggaatttagttagttGATAACTAtttgtcaatattttaaaattatcactttaattaaaaaaatagttaaaaattgaaagagCCTACACACGTAGAGAACTCAGTATAGAtgtttataattacgcaaatctcgttgaaaattttaaaaccaaGCTTAAAGAGGGTAAGAAGGTTTTAGAGAAGGTGTAAAAAGCGAATATTGTCGGCAAATATTTCAGTAGTTAATCATGGCCCCAAGACaatccgcttccttcgctcgctcgacggatttcaaggacaagccacgatccaagagagtattcttggctcctggaacgtctgtcgattgctgtgatccgagggaacagCTTCGCCATTCGCTaggctggccgggtgtctcgtgaggccattaattagcttagctatctttttactTTAAACAGAGTTATGCAATCGGGATTATTGCGCAACTTAGTTGCACAAGAGAAttacgaaataaaaaataatcaatgAGATTTATTCAAAAACACCATTGAAAAtaagaaatgtataaataaaaaacagGCGTTCTTGTTTCAATAGAAAATATCACAAATAGCTTTTTcgactcaaaatataaagaatatgggCAGAATTGTAACAAAATTTCTAGTAATGAATCCTGCTCATATATTTAGACAGCAAAGAATCTCAACGCGACCAGGAATTTGTCCAATCGCTAAGAAAATGCAAGaatgttttgtttacaaaatttaaaattagcaAAACACGCAGAAAAAATTTGTATCGTCTGCACAGCTTAACCAGGACTTTGTCCTCTCCCTCCGAAATTGTAGGAATGTTTATAATCGGAGTAGACTCCCGCACTAAGCACAGTTCAGCATTGACTGTGCCGAGAGAATTCAATTCCTCTCATCGAATAAGACGGAACCCAGTGAAGAGTACACTCGAAATAGACGAAGAGGAGGCGAGG carries:
- the LOC115229746 gene encoding uncharacterized protein LOC115229746, whose amino-acid sequence is MELVIKITNFIILRVIYYLSYLNRKSLGRGLASVSFRSELILFQFMKSLERQSTVCLRRSGILRVIQINKWHMATIAGFLASKYAILDMENLGVEFIKDAQRKYLLKNINCKMLHSVLFKCMDEQNVDLATSSEWLFKGNNGPRSEALYCLLQDRNLFFTSMGSLCSHCKKCKKTVDHLATQCGKMLNSDYLRRHNEVVKCIHLHLCRTYGIKRGSKLKTHSVQSILSTQNVEIRVDMSIMTETKV